A stretch of the Uranotaenia lowii strain MFRU-FL chromosome 3, ASM2978415v1, whole genome shotgun sequence genome encodes the following:
- the LOC129751908 gene encoding uncharacterized protein LOC129751908: MKLLTRISLLVLCLGGISSAASVPTTLEEARADTINDLVIGFIEQFKQIMPCGIPDLGVPVLVPFELEHTEFGFEQSGLLQVETELNDIFVDDLNNFDIVKIDVKLLQLQVDFGFFFHSIKSTGQYKAKGTVLGLIPFNRGGKFAFNVNGLSLEGSIKIGIEGENVFIKEFKLRPIVNSVDSKFENVFILPLNTFIFNKVVEAVIPNFLRDNQEQVTQFLEDALVPQVNGLLGEFTLDDLMGMVTGNSSLPTEC; encoded by the exons atgaaacttttgaCCAGAATTTCCTTATTGGTGCTGTGCCTTGGTGGTATCAGCAGCGCAGCGTCAGTGCCAACGACCCTGGAGGAGGCTCGCGCCGATACCATCAATGATCTCGTGATAGGGTTCATCGAGCAGTTCAAGCAAATTATGCCCTGCGGAATTCCGGATCTAGGAGTTCCGGTGCTGGTGCCATTCGAGCTGGAACATACCGAATTCGGTTTCGAACAGAGTGGACTTTTGCA GGTGGAAACCGAGTTAAACGACATCTTTGTGGATGATCTGAACAACTTCGACATTGTCAAGATTGATGTGAAACTGCTGCAGCTGCAGGTAGACTTTGGTTTCTTCTTCCACAGCATCAAATCCACCGGCCAGTACAAGGCCAAGGGAACGGTCCTCGGATTGATCCCCTTCAATCGAGGTGGCAAATTTGCCTTCAATGTCAACGGACTTTCCCTAGAGGGTTCCATCAAGATCGGAATCGAAGGGGAGAATGTGTTCATCAAGGAGTTCAAACTGCGACCGATCGTGAACTCGGTAGATTCCAAATTCGAGAACGTTTTCATCCTGCCCCTGAACACTTTCatcttcaacaaagtggtgGAAGCTGTCATTCCGAACTTCCTCCGGGACAACCAGGAACAGGTGACGCAATTCCTGGAGGATGCTCTCGTGCCCCAGGTCAATGGACTACTTGGGGAATTCACCCTCGATGATCTGATGGGAATGGTGACGGGAAATTCATCGCTTCCCACTGAATGTTAG